The genomic DNA TCCTCAATCTCTTTACTGTAATCAGGCTTTCCGGCTTCGACCAGGAAATTAACATGAAGATTCCCGTCGCCGGCATGCCCATAGGCATTTATTCGCACCGGATATTCCGCATTCAACTGCGCCACAAACGAGACCAGCTCCGGCAGCTTTGATGGCGGCACCGCCACATCCTCGGAAATCTTCTGCTCCGCGGAGGCTTTAACCGCTCTGGAGAGGTTTCTTCGAATCCTCCAGAGCTGCTCGGCCTTTTGCTCATCGGTTTCCCTTCTCAGCAAAATCGAGTGATGCTTGCGGCAGATCGCCATTATATCATCGCTCTGCTTGTCGGCGTCAT from Candidatus Zixiibacteriota bacterium includes the following:
- a CDS encoding FAD-linked oxidase C-terminal domain-containing protein; protein product: DADKQSDDIMAICRKHHSILLRRETDEQKAEQLWRIRRNLSRAVKASAEQKISEDVAVPPSKLPELVSFVAQLNAEYPVRINAYGHAGDGNLHVNFLVEAGKPDYSKEIEEGINRLFDKTLALGGTLTGEHGIGLTKRLFLPREFNTATLGAMKAVKEVFDPHNLLNPGKMF